tgttccaaaatttattgagataaacaaaaacattgttttgagataattttcaagtaatacaatggtaataatggcataatgcaaccggaactggaagacattttaaatatccggaataaataaaacacaaatgaaatgaattatgaagtatCTGAAAACAGAACCTCTAGTTGAGCCCAAAGCACCAGAATGAAGATCACTTTatggagaaaagagaaaaaatataaatcaaactaattaaaattgagtgttttcatttattgtggAATTAATTATAGTAATTATgacattaatgtttttacagGGCATTTCAAGTATTCAAGGGTTAGACCTTTCATATTTTacgttttaataaaataactcaCTACTTTGAGTTTATCTATTACATCAAGTTCCAATAAAATACGTAAAATGTTGAAGTTATTATGCGACAAAGTGTGTCGAAGTGAGAAGGAGTGTGAGTACTTTTGCAAAGTACAGTTTGAAGTCTGTAGTTCAGGAtactaaatatatttactgtttactgttttgtttaaatttctaAAAGTGTGAAGATTTGGaagcagaatatttttcttttcttccgcCTAAACATTTCTACGTTAAACTGCAAGGCGGATTCAGAGTGTAATAGCGCAGCTACTGTATGAAGACACATTTTATGGATTCCTCTTTAAGTTTTCAATGCGCAAACAGCTGTTAATGCGGAGTTGAAATAATTATTCCGCCGTCATGTGGCGCCCCCTCTAGAGGCGCCCCTGTGCGTCGCATTTTGCGCCGCTATCACCGTCATTCCCCCCCAATAATCTTCTTCATTCAGTCATGGAAAGTTTCTCTCTAGTTGCGCAGGTTCCCCTTGCGCTGCTTCTCTTTTCATCTTCCTCATTCTGCGCGTTAAAAGGGTCAGATACGAATCTAGATAAATCGATTGTCTTCCCTACAGAAACTCCCCAAACCGACCAGTTTTCCCAGTAACTGCCCTCTGATGACACAATTACTATCAGAGGCGRAGGGGCTGCACTCATAAACAGTCTGCAGCTGATTAGATTTCTCCCGTAAATCACTTAATCTCATTTGTCCCATAGCTGTTGTCTCCTTTCCATCTGGCTGCTTTCGCGGATCCCTTATTAGATTATTGTttatcaacagaaacaatttcatTACAGCCAGACTCATGTTGAGCGTCTTTTAAAAGCACCACTTTTACGTCCAGTTGTTTAATTTAGTGTCTGCTTTCTCTCAAACTCGCAGTCAAGCTCACATGTTTGAGTGTGGCCCTAACCGGAAGTTTTGTgttctttcaaagtaaaagcctCAACATGAAGCAAATTTCATTTTGATCACAGTAGACTGACAGTGTTTAGCTTTTTGTAATAATTGGATTTcaagatataaaaaaagatgtacTACCAACTTTTTCCAACGTTTGTAGCTctaatatttttactaaatctGATTGCATCAGTAATAGCTGtcgaaaatgtttttgttttgtttttttaccgtTTTAACGTCACTTATGTTATTCGACACAAATTTTTCACTTGCATTTCCTTACATTctgcaaactgtaaaaaaaaacacaactgtgttTGAACTTGATGGATCCTCGAACTATTACGCTGGAATAAATTTGTAAGAGTTGTAAGAAAATTCATATTATGAAAAGAATTTTCTAGAcattaattttaagatatttctgtctatttaaatttttttgcaggTATCATAAATCAAAGATCTTCAGGAACTGCAGCCAagacttgcaaaaacatttcaccTGATTTCTTAAATAGCACAAAGTCTGAAACTTAcgtaaaaacacaatttttactAATTGTGAAATTGAAAAGTTGCTAGAAAATATTGTTCTTatcaaccccccaaaaaacagaaaaaaagcaatgtctgataattctagaaaaaaatactatgaattttttttagcatcatgTTTCTGTCACGCAGAGTAAACCATTAGCAACCTTGCACCAAGTCTTTTTGGCAGTTGAGTATAATGCTGCtaactactactaataataagaTAGTTaaacctgggaaaaaaaagaccaaataaaaactatttgcaACAAATTGTTGTATGGAGGGCAGATCCTGCCATAATCGGCAGGAACACAATAATTATATATTGTGTAATATAAAAGGGCAAATACTTCTTTTGCCCTTTTTCCTTTAACTCTTACAAAGAGTCaaaggggaaaagaaaacattataggaaaataaaagagaaatctgtaaatatttgaacaaaggagaaaatgtaaagtgaGAWAACACAAAGAGGAAATGTTAGaggagaaaatgaacaaataaataaaaaagtggcagtaaaataaaaaaaatagaaaaattataaataaaaacatgacagtaaatgcaaaatgtgttaaataaatgcaaaatatattaaaaaaaaactgggaacaaataaacaaggaagctaagaaaaacagattggaaataaaataaagaattaaatattatttataatgttaaATTAATCGTGTTGAAAAGTAGTTGGTTACATATGGTTACATATGTAAGATAGTTAAACCAAATGAGTTGGTTACATATGTACTCATTTGGTTACTCATATGTAACCAAATGAGTTGGAAAagttcttaatttattttttggaagtaATTTCTGGCACTTCATCAAACCATTTATTTATCTCTATATGTATTACCAATTTTGGCAGTATCCGTCCTCCATAAATTTGTACgcaacttcaaaataaaactatatttgtGCTGAAGACTCGTGGTTCGAGTTGTTTGTCGTTGCTTCATTTTATAGAGATCCGTAACCGGAAGTGTCGTTTCCAGCTTGACGGCGCTGAAAAGCTGCCAAACAGAGGCTGACTGATGCTGCCCGCTGCGGTCTCACTCAATGAGCCGAGGCCGAGCTGAACTTTCACATCTCCTCCTCCGCCGTCTGGGTCCACCGAACCGAACCCGAAAAAAcgcttcttctgtttttttttttctcagatgcTCCACAGCCATTTTAAATTGATCATCCCTCTGTGGGAGTGGGAgatctgaaataataataataatactaatttaaaaaataaaaaaaaaaatccctccgGGTCTGCGGGAGGAGCGGGTCTGAACTGAGGAGATGCCTGACGGGTGGCTCGGTTCTTCTGGGCATCCCGAGCATCGATTAGCGGAGAAATGCTGAAGTTTAGCGGCAGCTCGGTGGTCGCGGCGCTGCTCATCGCGGTGGTTTtcggcgctttcttcttctgcgAGTATCTCATCTACTTCCCGACCATCCTCAAGTGCGCCTGGCCGAAGCTGAGCCGTGCCCGGGGCGGAGAGGGCACCGACGGGCGGCCGGCGGACGCAGCGGTCCGCGCCATGGTGCTGTCGGACACCCACCTCCTCGGAGCGGTGGGGGGACACTGGTTCGACAAGCTCAGGAGGTAAACTCTCCATTTTACCCATCCATTTTAAACACCGGTAaggtgaggtgaggtgaggtgaggtgaggcaataaaaagaaaagcaaaaaaaaaaaaaaaatgacagcgGGGTTGTTTCCAAACGCAGGGAATGGCAGATGGAGCGGGCTTTCCAGACCGCGCTGTGGCTGCTCAAGCCCGAAATAGTCTTTATTCTCGGGGATATCTTCGACGAAGGCAAGTGGAGCTCCCAGAAGGTAACAGAGCTCCATGTTTTCCCTCCTAATGCAGCTGCACTGCTTTTGGATTATCCTAACCATGcttggaaataataataataacagagGAAATAAACTGTGCATGATGTGGATTTAAAGGGTTCTGATcagattctggttctgtttgggccCACAGACTGCAGGGTCTGATGTAAACATCTGCAGCCTCCATCCATCTCTCCACACAATGCTCCATTTATTTCACTGATGCACCGATTTAGGCCGGTCAgcgattaccgatctttaaaaatcctgacctgccgattctgattttggcctttaccaattttttttgtctgaaatgttacaagatatagcaagaaagtcccTGAGTTGGCAACACTGAGGTGcctattgttaactgcaaacgaGCAGaaatgacctggtgggccggccTGTCAGCCAAACCTCTCTCACAGGAGAGCAGAAAAGGGCAGTGgatgatttttagacctttgctgaggtagatcaGATCCCAAAATTGAGGAAATTGGCGCCGATTGGCCGATAAATTGTCTGGCTCATAAATCGGCGCACccctaatttatttaattcacgctgaaaaaaatcatagaaTCTGAGAATATGATGAAATATAACCATCAAGTTTGAGCAGTTTGCGAAACAGAAgtagaaaaatatgcaataatCGCTTCTATTGTCATTTCTAGACCCGGCTGCAGCTCTACTTCCTCAGTGTTTGTTGAAtcctaaataaatgttctgaCTTACGATCTAAACAATCGTTAGATTGTTTAGATTAAATTAGGGCCCAGTCTGTCAGTCCAACCTTTCTCACCAGAGAGCAAATGGACAGTGGTTGATTCTTAGACCTTTGAAAAGCTAGATATaatcggtggataagatcggcttcgcATGTAAAAATCGGCCCATctccgatctcccaaaattaaggaaatcggcaccgATAAATCCTTAATAACAAATGAAATATCAACATTCTGATGTGCAACGACGACACTTGacaaaatttaatgtttcaacCACTGACTGCctttctatgactttgtattattattattattattattattattattattattattattattattattattattattattattatgctgttagaaatgtcttgctgctgaaatgtgctctaCACATAAACTGGACTGATtgacctgaaataaaaaactttttcgGGGTTATAAATATCCTTTCGCTGCTAAACCTCCTCACGCGTTAATAGTTTCAGCTCTAATAGAAAAGCAGCATCTGAGGGCCAATTAGAGCCTCATCACAGAAAACTTTAAACCCCTGAAGTAATTAACGGCCTCTGGCGGGGCGCCGCGGCTCGGAGCAGCCACCTCGGCCTTCCTTGGAGATCCCATTAGGACTCCTGAACTGCTCAGGTGAATTTCTGAAAGCTTCGTTTGTCTCTGCAGCACTGGGAGGACGACGTGCGCCGCTTCCACAGGATGTTCAGACACTCCTCGGACACAGAACTGGTCGTACTGGTCGGCAATCACGACATCGGGTTCCATTATGAGTAAGCACGCAACGCCTCTCTGCTTTTGctccttttgtttaaaaataaaacaacggTTGACCTTTCAGAGGCAGGACGCTGCTGAAAATCCTGATGAATTAAACACTGAGATTAGAGCTCACACTCCCKGAGCATatcgattttatttttactgccgTCACTgttaaacacaaaatcttgccaaatATTTCCTGTCtggtttctaatgcaaatattttttgtgaacaCATTTGAggcaacatttgttttgaataaataaactgaaagaaatatcttagtatacttgaaatatgacaaagctaacttacaagaaacAGGAGGTTGTTCTAAGCCAGTAATTCCCGAACattgataaaaagttttagttccactggcagattatttcacttctaatatggcaaaaatgttttattataagggaaataatctgccagtggaactagaactttccATCAATGTTCAGGAATAACCGGtctaaaacaagctcatatttcttgctgaaaagttacaataaagttagttttgtcatattcCCAGTGTACTAATATCATTTCACtataaactagacaaaaatagtTGGAtacattctgtgtttttgcagtgctgctTCCAGAAATAGCTACCAGGAGTATCAGCGAAATCGCCTCTGCTGCAGAGCcggaaaaacaaaaggagacgAGTTTGTCCacattacataaatgtttcagaaatgtttgaggTGTGAACCAATTGGAGCGAGTTTAGTTAGATAATGCCAGAGTTATGTGCAGTAAATGCTGTCAGGAATGagaacacactgcaaaaacacaaaatgtaacttgtctagtttctagtgcaaatatcttagtacacttaaaaagagacaaaactattgtaacatttcagcaagataaatgagctttttaaagaaataattctaaaaagtaagtttcactggcagattatttcaccttttttatcaatattaaggaattattgacttaaaacaagctcctatatctgttgaaaattatttttgaattagttttgtcttatttcaagtgtattaagatatttgcactagaaactagaaaaataatacttatgttagactttgtgtttttgcagtgcacacaGACTGCACTCtttggaaaacacaaaaggcTTTATTGACTGAGGTTTCCTTACCATCAGCTCTCTGCACACCACCCTGCTGCACAAAGGTGAACCAAACACGGATTATTGCACCACTGCAAACCTGCAGAGTCTCGTTTTAGGAAGACACccggttgttgttttttaaagtaacacAGGGcctagaaaaatatataaatgttgaGTATTATCACATGCTGTCCAGATCcatgttttattgggattttgtgtggtGGATAAACAGAcagtaatgcataattgtgatgCGGAAGGAAAATGAGATatgattttcaaaatatcaagTGTTTACATTCAGCCTGATCTTAgtcaatactttttaaaattgactttttgctTCAGTTACAACCAGCTCTGACAGACTAACTTTCTTTAAAGAATTTCACTCttactttacatttacatttacatttcataatATAACTCaatgtgatatatatatattatgcaATATCATCAacatatgaaaatgtaaaataaattaatctgaaatgtttgtaGTCTGGCAGCAAACTAAAAAGaacgtattttatttttatttgtgtggaaACTTTTATACAGCAGCAGCGCCGCAGCTCTTAATGGTTCTAGttcatttttgatgtttgaGGCTTGCGCTACGTTTCAGAGATGTTGCGttcattgtttttgcagaaGGAAAGTGACACACGGTGCAGAAAATAATCTCGCAGTTAAATTTTTGATGCATGTGCTTCAGAGATGTGGGATTATGTCGACATGCTGCTGCTCTTACGGGCTTTGATTCAATCCGTGCAGCAGGGAGTGGAACTGGCACAGCCCTTATGTAACCGTGCATGACAGGCGTGACGTGGTAGgctgagcagcagctttttAACCCTCACTGTTTGCGTTGTCGTGTTGTGTCTCCCCTGCAGGATGGACTGGTTCAAGCTGCARCGCTTTGAGAARGTCTTCAACGCYTCCTCCACCAGGATTGTTACCAAAAGGGGAGTCAAGTGAGTGACAGGAAgtagaaaagaataaaatgctgCAGCCATCAGTTAGGCTtcttcacaagaaaaaaaaaacacacacaatattatttagtttttagtaAAAGTCACTCTACATTTATTGTAAAAGTTCTCAAACTTTTCCTGCATCCTATTTTAAGAGATggattttttaataaagtgggGTTCTGTTGAGATGCTATGAGTGGTTAGTAGCTTACccacagttttatttctctctaaatacatttaagtatttttaatggggactttttctgtattaaaatacaatacaatTAGCCCGAATGAAAAATTGCTTAAactataatattgttgttttaagaccatttttaagtaaaaatttaataataacggtaatggcataatgatggaagaacacattcttaaagatcaataaactttaaattctaaagaACCATAAACACATTAgcaactggaagacattttaaatatccgacataaataaacaacagaaacaacaaatggaaagaaatataatctctgtaaataaaaaaaacaggctggTTGAAGCCAAAGCACCAGATTGAAGATTCTTGTCGTCCAACTTTTGGTGGaaagtgaaaaacaataaatcatgaaaatgtaaaatcactGTTTAAATTTGTCATGCAATTAActtattgatttattacttattaCAACAGTGCCAGTTTAGATTGACTAACAcaataattttgattaattaattacatagattcTAACAcgttacaaattttaaaaaaatttttatttatttttttacatacaaaagtcCTGAGCTGGAACCTTTATGTTTCttattgtgtttctggtacgcctgtAAACCTGACGCACAAGCGACATCTGTAAACAAGAGCAATGACCGACAAAGCCATTTCTCTTGGCCCACCAGAGGTTAAAGTTCGCTTCATAAAACAATCTGATGGGAAGCTTGAAAAGTCTGTGTTCAAATTGTGCTGAAAGGAGTTAGCCAATCACTGAAGCTACTCAAGCATAAAATAGCAACTTATTGCTAAACATGTTGCTAAACATACTGACATGTTGCTAACGTCAGcattcaaataaagtattttttcataGAAGTTACATGAATGATCAGATTTTCTGAAATACTTTGCAAGAATCTAATGGttcaataacataaaaactgataaaaaaaataaatattgttgttgagctcatatgtctatttattcaataatttagcataaaaatcttttgcttattttgtcagcCATCACCATATtcaataaatctgaattaatacaaaaacatttaatttccttttgggattaattaagtatttttgaattgtagCTGCAGGTGTAGTTTGGAGACGTTTTATCGTCTGCCAGTTAATCTGTGCCAGCTTTCAGCAGCCATCCTGGGATCTTATCGGGAATTACCACTTTCCCAGGATTGATCCTGTCGAGACTTGGCCGACTTTAGCGATAAAAGCTGAAAGGTCAGATGGTGGAGGAGAACCAAATCTGTCCCTATAGCTGCTGGATTTGATGCTTCGAATAAAGAGTTGCTGAGCCGATCTGGAAGAAAAACTTCACTCTCCTCTGCCCTCTGTGGGGTTTTCCTCTGCCAGGCTCACCTGCTCTCCGCTGGGTTTTTGCTGCGTCGGTGCGTCTTGCAATCCTGATCCCCGTTAAAAGTGCAGACGCTGCCGAGTTGTCCCAGCGCAGCCCTGCAGGCGGCATCACCTCTGTGGTCGTCAAAGGCTTATAGCAGCGCTTATACCTacagttaacttttttttttagatttgtttgaataaattagGAAGGTGTATTGATTCAAACTTAACTTTATGTTGAAAGGTTTCTCAGGTTTGTGTTGTAAAGTTTCTCcaccagacagacagatggagctgctgctgcaactGGAATCAATGATTTCTCAACAATGTGTGAAAGGCAGCGTGTAAACGAACACGTCAGGGAGAAAATGGGTCATTTATTCTGACAGGATTGTTACTGTTCACCGTTCTGGAAAATATAGAGTCTGGAAAACAATGGATGTTCATGAAGAGATTTCCAGGTCTGGATTAGAAAAGAGAGATTAATAGAAAAATGGTGgcgatcaatcaatcaatcaatcaatcaatcaatcaatcaatcaatcaatcaatcaatcaatcaatcaatcaatcaatcaatcaatcctgTTTAAACAGAATTATGAACTGAGTCAAAGTATCTGTGATAATTCACCATAATGAGTCTAAACTTTACTTAAAATCTGTCGTaccttgaaagaaaaacaactgaaaaacatttccccaTGAGGTTAGAAATCCCCACCTGCAGGTAAATTAGCAATAAAAATCTGTGCATGCTCTGTGCCTGCTCCCCTCCTGTTTGCAGCTTCCTGCTGGTGAACAGCGTGGCGCTGCACGGCGACGGCTGCCCCATCTGCCAGTCGGTGGAAAAGGACCTGATCAAACTCTCCAGAGACCTCAACTGCTCGCTTCAGGTGGGAGCAGGTTTCTGCCAGCTCTTTGCgtcagagttgggtagtaactagttacatttactcaattacatttacttgacatttacatgtttggttaaaacatgtctgttttaaccaaatattaaacagacatgtagtttttgttaaagtgtaaaaaaaaaaagaaaaaagaagtgtaAAGAGGAATAATACCCTTGTTTTGCTACTTTGTATGGACATAATGAATTAATCAACTTAAATTAACCATTGATTGAAAATATTCCAAGATTAAAGCCTAGTTGACAGGCAGAattgtttttgtccttgtttCGAATTAGGACGCCCTGATTATTGGGATGACTTTCAAAATAATCCAAACCGATAATCCCGTCGTTTGTGGTGTTTAGAGTGTTCTGGTCCTCTCGGAAGGACTTCCATCTAAAATCGGTGACATTCAATATGTTGAATTGTCTTGGTCCGATATCGCAGTTAACTGGAActaccaataaacatccttaaaatgaccggcgcgatgccgggagttcggcagcctttctgctccggagctgctggttgaacggcgggaagaagctgaggaggatttatacaggtgagcggagagactgaacacggcgggcggctgagggttgatgctttcagggtaagagcagctttacggacgaaccgcacaataaacttatatcatcccggtctgaacaaacgggaggcggaacatggctggt
The Poecilia reticulata strain Guanapo linkage group LG17, Guppy_female_1.0+MT, whole genome shotgun sequence DNA segment above includes these coding regions:
- the mppe1 gene encoding metallophosphoesterase 1; translated protein: MLKFSGSSVVAALLIAVVFGAFFFCEYLIYFPTILKCAWPKLSRARGGEGTDGRPADAAVRAMVLSDTHLLGAVGGHWFDKLRREWQMERAFQTALWLLKPEIVFILGDIFDEGKWSSQKHWEDDVRRFHRMFRHSSDTELVVLVGNHDIGFHYEMDWFKLQRFEKVFNASSTRIVTKRGVNFLLVNSVALHGDGCPICQSVEKDLIKLSRDLNCSLQKSQSDGEETENCEGSQSYPPTAPIMLQHYPLYRVSDASCTGQDAAPPEERHLLFREKYDVLSKDASQRLLQWFKPRLILSGHTHSGCEVLHDNKYPEISVPSFSWRNRNNPSFILASVSPGGHSLSKCFLPEESTVIGVYCSAGAGLLLLLLAQCLWMKGLLQLSLCLLGKHKSL